GATGAATGGCGTCGTACCAGCGCAGGACGTGATGGGCCGGACGCGGGTGTTCGGGTAAGAGCGTGCGGTCAAAGCTGTGCAGCAGGCTGCTTTGCAGATGATGTGCCTGTCTGCGTATACGTCCGATATAGATGCTTTCGACGAATGTGCCCGCCGCAAGTAGGGTTTCGTGCCGCGGCAGCAGCAGCTGATTATAGGTGATCATCGGCCCACATGGTTCGGTCAGCGCGGCAAAGCCGTTGACCAGATGGCGGGCGGGGACCAGCACGGCTTCCTGACTGAACAGATATTCCACCTCGGGTCCGTCGATGATCAGCCGTTGATCAGGGGCGACAATAACGTCCTGCTGCAATCCGAAGTAGGGTGCGCGCAGGCGGATCGGGCGGAAACTGCCCCGCGCCGGCACTGTGCGTTGCAGGCGTTGCAGCACTGGAACAACGCCGTCATCGCGGGTGATCACCGTATCACCGCGCCGCATTTCCGAGGCCGGTTTATAGCCCCGCGGCGCTGCCAATGGTGTGGAAGGTAGCAAAGTTGGCATTGGGCCAATTGGTTCAATCTGGTCTGACAGTGCGGCAAAGATCATATCAGAGGCGAAAGTTTGATTGTTGCGCCCCAACATCAGGTCACGGATGTCATCCAACGACAAGGCGCGTGGATTGTCGATGTAGACACTTGTGACTTCGGTTTC
This DNA window, taken from Sulfitobacter pacificus, encodes the following:
- a CDS encoding Hint domain-containing protein, coding for MTWLALCDHTDRRLSLRGLGTDKKDRPQLADNPSTLLTQGSIMFETRLSADGRPQVLFGYKNTFPSLRSLTFQAIPGGGIAMVQVQNDEISHAAIQHTEAGRTDVVRITYSWDSTVNWGRMTLEMPEETEVTSVYIDNPRALSLDDIRDLMLGRNNQTFASDMIFAALSDQIEPIGPMPTLLPSTPLAAPRGYKPASEMRRGDTVITRDDGVVPVLQRLQRTVPARGSFRPIRLRAPYFGLQQDVIVAPDQRLIIDGPEVEYLFSQEAVLVPARHLVNGFAALTEPCGPMITYNQLLLPRHETLLAAGTFVESIYIGRIRRQAHHLQSSLLHSFDRTLLPEHPRPAHHVLRWYDAIHLARRRAA